Proteins encoded in a region of the Trichosurus vulpecula isolate mTriVul1 chromosome 9, mTriVul1.pri, whole genome shotgun sequence genome:
- the LOC118831968 gene encoding 60S ribosomal protein L27-like: protein MGKFMKPGKVVLVLTGQYSRRKAIIIKSIDDGTSNRPYSLALVAGIDRYPQKVTAAMGKTKIAKRSKIKSFMKVYNYNHLMPTTYSVDIPLDKTVVNKDVFCDPARKCKARREAKFKFEERYKTSKNKWFFQKLLF, encoded by the coding sequence ATGGGCAAGTTCATGAAACCTGGGAAGGTGGTGCTGGTCCTGACTGGACAGTACTCCAGGCGCAAAGCCATCATCATCAAGAGCATTGATGATGGGACCTCCAACAGGCCCTACAGCCTTGCCTTGGTTGCAGGTATTGACCGTTACCCCCAAAAAGTGACTGCAGCAATGGGCAAAACGAAGATTGCCAAGAGATCAAAAATCAAGTCCTTCATGAAAGTTTATAACTACAATCACCTCATGCCCACCACATACTCTGTGGATATCCCATTGGACAAAACAGTTGTCAACAAGGATGTGTTCTGTGACCCTGCACGAAAATGTAAGGCAAGGAGGGAGGCCAAATTCAAGTTTGAGGAAAGGTACAAGACAAGCAAAAACAAGTGGTTCTTCCAGAAGCTACTGTTTTAG